The genomic DNA GATCCGGTACTCCGCCACGATCAATTCGCGCGCCCCAGCCCGCATCATGCCCGGTTCAACGAGCTACCCGGGGCCAAGCCACGGCCAACCGTGCACGAGGTCGTTAGCGCACGCATCCCCGTCGCACTGGCAAGAGCGACACCATCACCAGCCTGTCCGTGCTGTCCGCATCGAATGTGCTCCTCACGCGCCCTGTTCCTTCCGCCGACCGCCTGCCGACGTGGCCGGGCCACGCGCCAGATCGTTCAGCACTTCCCGGGCGGCCCGCGTTCCCGACGCCAGTACGCACTGCCCGGTCCGAAACGAGTCGTGGGGCTGCGCCGCCAGGGCGACAGCAACGCCCCCTCACCCACGGCATCACCGGCACTGGGCACGTCCACGCCGAGTACGGAGCTGGGAGACCAGCACGGTGCCCGGTGGCGGGTAGGTGGGCGCGACCTCGGTGAGCACACAGGTGTTCAGCACCACCCCTGCACCGTCGACAACCAGTGTCGATTCCGCCAGCGGCGTGCTGTGGGCCGCTTGGTAGTAGGTGGAGACGGTACGGCCCTCCGCCCTTCGCAGGCCGGCGCGGCACCCAGATCCGACTGGGCCGTGCCGAACCGAGCGCGGCCGAACGCGATCAGCCGTCGCTCGCTGGTACTCCCGGCCTCAGCGGTCCTGCACCCGACGTCACTCCGGCCGCCGGACGCGGTCGAGGACGTCGCGCAGTTGGACGCGGCCGGTGATACCGAGCTTGGGGAAGATCTTGTGCAGGTGGAAGCCGACGGTGCGGTGGGAGAGATAGAGCCGAGTGCCGATGTCCCGGTTCGTCAGGCCCTCCGCTGCCAGTTCGGCGATCTGCAACTCCTGGGGCGTCAGGTCGGCCAGGACGTCGTGAACGGCGGGAGGTGCCACGGCCACGCCCGCCGCGCGGAGTTCCGCGGCGGTGCGCTCGGCCCAGGGGCGTGCGTCCAGTCGTTCGAAAATGTCGAGGGCCGTGCCGAGGAGGGGACGTGCTTCGGCGGTGCGTCGGCGGCGCCGTAGCCACTCGGCGAAGTCGAGGTGGGCGAGGGCGTGTTCGAAGGGCCAGCGGGCGCCGGCCGGGTCGCCGATCGCCGCACGGAAACGGGACTCCGCGTCGTCGGGATCGCTCAGCAGTGCCGCGGCGCGGTGCACGATCGCGGCCAGACGGGCGGAGCGCCGCTGTTCCAGGGTCCGCTCGGCGGCGTGGAGCACGGCACGGGCGTCGTCCGCCTGTCCGGCCCGGACGGCTGCGGCCGCGAGATCGGCAAGGCAGTAGAGGGAGGCGTGGTAGTGGACGGGGACCGGGCGGGCGTCCTGGGTGAAGGCGCGGCGGAGTTGGCCGTACGCCGTCTCGTGGTCGCCCTCCGCCAGGGCGGCCAGGGCGAGCGCGTGCCGGTGACGCACGTACAGGCTGCGGGACTTCCGCAGATCCCGGCCGCGGACGGCGTCGTCCACCTGCGCCCGCGCGCCCGCGCTGTCCCCCCGAGCGGCGCGCAGGGTGGCCTGAAGGAGGGGCGACCCCACCATGACGTTGTCCGCGCCCGCCTCCGTCGCCGTCCAGAGGGCCTCCTCGGCGGCGGCCTGCGCCGCGCTCCAGGCTCCGCTCTCGAAGTGCGCCAGGGCCAGGGCCTGCGCGACGGTGCAGTTGGCGCCGGCCGTGGCGGCCCGGCGCAGCTGGTCCATGGCCTGGTCGAGCAGGCGTACGGCCTCGTCGGTCTCGTCCAGGATCCAGGCCGCGCCGCCGAGAGAGACAAGGCCGGTCAGGGAGCCGTCCGGCAGGGTTTCGACGGCGTGGTGCAGGCTCTTCAGCGTTTGTTGCCGGTCCGTGAACGGCCGGCCGGCCGCCCGCGGCCAGACGCGGTCGGTCTCGTCCGGCTGCCGGGCGATGAGGCCGTCGATCCGCTGGATGTCGTGCCGGTAGCGAGGGTCACCCGAGTTGTACGCCGGGGTCGCCGCAGTGCCCAGGGCGCTCAGGGCCAGGGCCGGCGCAGGGGCGGCCATGGATTCGGCCACGGGGAGCAGGAAGGCCAGGGAGTCGTCGTGCCGCAGGGTGACAGCCAGGGACCAGCCGGCCCGCAGGGAGGCTTCGGCGAGAAGCTGGGGGTCGTCCGTGAGGCCGTCGACGCGGCCCGCGATCTCCCCCACCCACTGCGGGTGCCCCGCGTACATGGCGGAGGTGGCCGCTGCGAGCAGGCGGCGGGCGCGTTCCCGCGGATCGGGGGTGAGTTCGGCGGCGCGTTCGAGGGCGGTCGCCGCGGCCGCGTGGCCGCCGCGGTGCTGGAGGCGTTCCGCGCTCTCGGCCAGGGCACGGGCGACGCCTTCGTCCGGGCCGAGCGCGGCGGCGGCGAGGTGCCAGGCACGGCGGTCGGGTTCGTGCGCGAACGCGGCGGCGAGGGTGAGGTGGGCGTCGCGGCGTTCGGCGAAGGAGGCGGCCTGGTACACGGCGGAGCGGACCAGGGGGTGGCGGAGCCTTGCCCGGCCGCCGTCGACGCGTACGAGCCCCGCCTGCTCGGCGGGTTCCCAGACTTCCGGTCCGGCCGCATCCGGTACGTCCGAGAGCTGTGCGGTGCCCGCGGCGGCCACCAGGAGCAGGGCTCGTCGGGTCGCGGGTGGCACCGTGGGCAGGTCGACGGCGAACAGGTGTTCAAGGCGAGCGGTGAGTGGCAGCGAATCGAACGGGCCGAGGTTGCCGCCGTCCGGATCCCTGGCGAAGGCCCGCGCGAGTTCGATGAGGGCGAGCGGGTTCCCGGCTGCTTCGTTGAGGATCCGTGAACGGACCCGGCCCCGGGGCGGCTGCGGCTGTCGCTCCAGCAGGAGCCCGGCCGATGCCCGGTCCAGCGGATCGACGGTCAGATGCGGGAAGTCACGGTCGAAGCGCGCCGGCACCGCCCCGTCTCGTGCCGCGAGCAGGAGGACAGCGGGTTCCCTGTCGAGCCGCCGGGCGACGAAGGCGAGCACGTCCAGCGAGCCGACGTCCAACCACTGGGCGTCGTCGACGGCTATCAGCAGCGGACGCTCAGCCGCCGTGTCCGAGAGCAGCGTCAGCACCGCGGTTCTGATCAACAGTGGTTCGGGGGCCGGTGATCCGTCGGCCTGATCCATGCCGAACGCGTGGCGCAGGGCGTCGCGCTGACGCGCCGGAAGCCTGTCGACGCCGTCGAGCACGGGACGCAGCATCTGGTGCACCCCGGCGAAGCCGAGGTCCTGCTCGCCCTCGCAGCCCCGTACCCTCACCACGCGTCGGCCGCGGTCCGCGGCCTGCGTGGCGGCCCGGTCGACCAGGGTGCTCTTTCCCGCCCCCGGCTCACCGGTCAGCACCAGCACCTTGGGGCCGTCGCCGTCCACCGCGTCGACCAGCCGCGTGATCCGTGACATCTCACGATCCCTACCGAGGATCGCCGGCCCGTGTCCCTGCTCGGCACCGAAGTCACCGACGTCCATGAAGTTCCGTTCTCCCCACCGCTCATGTCCCATCCTGCCAGGGCCGCCGCGCACGACTGGTCACATGACAGAAGCGGTGCTCGTCGCACCCCTGGCAGCATCCGGTCTCCGGGCGGAGCAGAGTGATCGGGAGTACAGCGGTGGTCGGGGAAGCGGACGTCGACCGGATCCTGCGGGGCGTGGACGGCCCGCGGTCCCTGCTGGTGCTGGGGGACACCGGCACCGGCAAGACCCGGCTGCTCCGGATCGCCGGCAAGGAGGCCCAGGAGCGCGGGGCCCGCGTCCTGTCGGCGCGTGCCTGCTCGTGGGAGGCGCAGCAGTCATACGCCTGTCTGCACCAGCTTCTCCTGCCGCTGCGGGACGAGCTCGACGTCCTGCCCGCTCCCCAACAGCGGGCGCTGCGCGCCCTCTTCGCGCCGACGGCGGACAACGTGCCGCCGGAGGAAACGGTCCTGTCCATCGCGGTCCTGGCCCTGTTGGCCCAGCTCGCGCGGACCGGTCCGGTCCTGCTGACCGTCGACGACCTCCAGGACTGCGACCGCGCCTCCCTGACCGTGCTGTCCTTCGTGACACGACGACTCACCGATCCGTCCGTCTCCGTGCTGTTCTCGGCACAGGGCGAGGTTCCCCCGCCAGGCGTCCCCTCGGACCTCGCCGTACTGCCCCTGGGCCCCCTGTCCCCGCAGGCGGCGGCCCGGCTGCTGGACGCGCAGCCCGGGGCGCCCACCGGACTGGCCAGGCTGGAGCTGCTCCGTCAGGCGGAGGGCAATCCGCTGGCGATCATCGAGCTCGGCCGTGCCGGGGAGCGGACCCGGGGCATCCAGCAGATGTTCGCGGCGCGGTTGGACGCGCTGCCGGAAGAAACACGGCATGCCCTGCTGTACGCGGCGGCTGCCCTGCCGCAGGAGCAACTCGGCAC from Streptomyces sp. NBC_01478 includes the following:
- a CDS encoding ATP-binding protein, with protein sequence MGHERWGERNFMDVGDFGAEQGHGPAILGRDREMSRITRLVDAVDGDGPKVLVLTGEPGAGKSTLVDRAATQAADRGRRVVRVRGCEGEQDLGFAGVHQMLRPVLDGVDRLPARQRDALRHAFGMDQADGSPAPEPLLIRTAVLTLLSDTAAERPLLIAVDDAQWLDVGSLDVLAFVARRLDREPAVLLLAARDGAVPARFDRDFPHLTVDPLDRASAGLLLERQPQPPRGRVRSRILNEAAGNPLALIELARAFARDPDGGNLGPFDSLPLTARLEHLFAVDLPTVPPATRRALLLVAAAGTAQLSDVPDAAGPEVWEPAEQAGLVRVDGGRARLRHPLVRSAVYQAASFAERRDAHLTLAAAFAHEPDRRAWHLAAAALGPDEGVARALAESAERLQHRGGHAAAATALERAAELTPDPRERARRLLAAATSAMYAGHPQWVGEIAGRVDGLTDDPQLLAEASLRAGWSLAVTLRHDDSLAFLLPVAESMAAPAPALALSALGTAATPAYNSGDPRYRHDIQRIDGLIARQPDETDRVWPRAAGRPFTDRQQTLKSLHHAVETLPDGSLTGLVSLGGAAWILDETDEAVRLLDQAMDQLRRAATAGANCTVAQALALAHFESGAWSAAQAAAEEALWTATEAGADNVMVGSPLLQATLRAARGDSAGARAQVDDAVRGRDLRKSRSLYVRHRHALALAALAEGDHETAYGQLRRAFTQDARPVPVHYHASLYCLADLAAAAVRAGQADDARAVLHAAERTLEQRRSARLAAIVHRAAALLSDPDDAESRFRAAIGDPAGARWPFEHALAHLDFAEWLRRRRRTAEARPLLGTALDIFERLDARPWAERTAAELRAAGVAVAPPAVHDVLADLTPQELQIAELAAEGLTNRDIGTRLYLSHRTVGFHLHKIFPKLGITGRVQLRDVLDRVRRPE